In one Paracoccus everestensis genomic region, the following are encoded:
- a CDS encoding invasion associated locus B family protein, whose product MPIKPSQAVLAALALIAAPAFAQDSTAPTTPETPAAETPVAETPAADAPAPAADAATPQAPAADAPAAAPTATAPAADAGPQVGQYYAKETHQDWTTRCLKAEQGKDPCELYQLLKDSEGNSVAEMTLIPLRNGEVAAGATMIAPLETDLVQGLGFAVGTGEARGYPFNFCAPVGCISRMGFTQAELASLKGGKDATISLLPFGGDRENPVQLKLSLAGFTAAFDALAAYAEAPAPAADPAPTAAPVEAPAN is encoded by the coding sequence ATGCCTATCAAACCCTCGCAGGCAGTTTTGGCCGCGCTTGCCCTGATTGCGGCCCCGGCCTTCGCGCAGGACAGCACCGCCCCCACCACGCCTGAAACTCCAGCTGCTGAAACCCCAGTTGCTGAAACTCCGGCCGCCGACGCCCCGGCGCCTGCCGCTGACGCGGCAACGCCGCAAGCCCCTGCGGCAGACGCTCCGGCAGCGGCACCCACTGCGACAGCCCCAGCCGCCGATGCGGGGCCGCAGGTCGGTCAGTATTATGCCAAGGAAACCCACCAGGATTGGACCACCCGCTGCCTGAAGGCAGAGCAGGGCAAGGATCCGTGCGAGCTGTATCAGCTTCTGAAGGATTCCGAGGGCAATTCCGTGGCCGAGATGACCCTGATTCCGCTGCGCAATGGCGAGGTTGCGGCAGGCGCGACCATGATCGCCCCGCTGGAAACCGATCTGGTCCAGGGCCTGGGCTTTGCCGTCGGCACGGGTGAGGCGCGCGGCTATCCTTTCAATTTCTGCGCGCCGGTCGGCTGCATTTCGCGGATGGGCTTTACCCAGGCCGAACTTGCCAGCCTGAAGGGCGGCAAGGACGCAACGATCTCGCTGCTTCCTTTTGGGGGCGACCGTGAAAACCCGGTGCAACTAAAATTGTCTCTGGCGGGATTCACCGCAGCCTTTGACGCCCTGGCCGCCTATGCCGAGGCGCCCGCGCCTGCCGCTGACCCGGCCCCTACGGCAGCACCTGTGGAAGCACCGGCCAACTGA
- a CDS encoding DUF6477 family protein — protein sequence MSYMPNVIAFRPRTVSEPLRRPSILIRAAREGQAGWRRDRDLKRLLRLDHSPAAGNALPRLRAEETLLNDARLQRTADYDMHRHVLLMIAILAEMRAAVADAPVPVTTGTRIGAAMVAQMGAGFSAPGTAIPAHP from the coding sequence ATGAGCTATATGCCGAATGTGATCGCCTTCCGCCCCCGCACCGTGTCGGAACCGCTGCGCCGTCCCAGCATCCTGATCCGCGCCGCGCGCGAAGGTCAGGCCGGCTGGCGCCGCGACCGCGACCTGAAGCGCCTGCTGCGCCTGGATCACAGCCCTGCCGCGGGCAACGCCCTGCCCCGCCTGCGGGCCGAGGAGACGTTGCTGAACGATGCACGCCTGCAACGCACGGCAGATTATGATATGCACCGCCATGTGCTGTTGATGATCGCCATCCTGGCCGAAATGCGGGCGGCCGTGGCCGATGCGCCGGTGCCGGTTACGACGGGCACGCGAATCGGTGCGGCGATGGTGGCGCAGATGGGCGCAGGGTTCAGCGCCCCCGGAACAGCGATCCCAGCACACCCCTGA
- a CDS encoding helicase HerA-like domain-containing protein — MAGVVDSQANTVFLGGGGPGHAVPQTLLLKYANRHGLIAGATGTGKTVTLQTLAESLSLAGVPVFLADVKGDLAGLSRAGDANGKLHQAFAERAAQIGLTLEYQAFPVTFWDVWGRKGHPVRTTPADMGPLLLSRLMNLTDAQEGVMNIAFRVADEQGLALLDLKDLQAMLVWVGQNAADLSLRYGNVSTASVGAIQRALLVLENQGGDSLFGEPALDLSDIIRQDASGKGMINILAADRLMQSPRLYATFLLWLLSELFEQLPEIGDPDRPRIAFFFDEAHLLFDDAPKALVEKVEQVARLIRSKGVSVWFISQNPTDIPEGVLGQLGTRIQHALRAFTGKDQKALRMAAENYRANPEFDTADAIQNVGTGEAVTSLLEAKGIPGMVQRTLVRPPFSRIGPVTEAERAQVMDASPMALKYGQAMDRESAHEVLARRAEDSAKAGAAAEAKARDTDALFDMSRDEYRNARRYKPRDETRIRSSRSDSIVETFGKSLARQLGTKSGQAIVRGVLGSLFRGR; from the coding sequence ATGGCAGGCGTGGTGGACAGCCAGGCGAATACGGTTTTCCTGGGCGGCGGCGGTCCCGGCCATGCCGTCCCGCAAACCCTGCTGCTGAAATACGCCAACCGTCATGGCCTGATTGCCGGCGCGACCGGCACCGGCAAGACCGTCACCCTGCAAACCTTGGCCGAAAGCCTCTCGCTGGCGGGCGTTCCGGTGTTTCTGGCCGATGTGAAGGGCGATCTGGCGGGCCTGTCGCGCGCAGGTGATGCGAACGGCAAGCTGCATCAAGCCTTTGCCGAACGCGCGGCGCAGATCGGGCTGACGCTGGAATACCAGGCCTTTCCCGTCACGTTCTGGGATGTCTGGGGCAGGAAGGGCCACCCCGTCCGCACCACGCCCGCCGACATGGGACCGCTGCTCTTGTCGCGGCTGATGAACCTGACCGATGCCCAGGAAGGGGTGATGAACATCGCCTTTCGGGTGGCCGACGAACAGGGGCTGGCGTTGCTGGATTTGAAGGACTTGCAGGCGATGCTGGTCTGGGTGGGCCAGAACGCCGCTGATCTTTCGTTGCGCTACGGCAATGTCAGCACCGCCAGCGTGGGGGCGATCCAGCGGGCCTTGCTGGTTCTTGAAAACCAGGGCGGCGACAGCCTGTTCGGGGAACCCGCCCTGGACCTGTCCGACATCATCCGCCAGGACGCATCGGGCAAGGGGATGATCAACATCCTGGCCGCCGACCGGCTGATGCAGTCGCCCCGGTTATACGCGACCTTCCTGCTGTGGCTGTTGTCCGAACTGTTCGAGCAATTGCCCGAGATCGGCGATCCGGACCGCCCGCGCATCGCATTCTTTTTCGATGAAGCGCACCTGCTGTTCGACGACGCCCCCAAGGCATTGGTCGAAAAGGTCGAACAGGTCGCGCGGCTGATCCGGTCCAAGGGCGTCAGCGTCTGGTTCATCAGCCAGAACCCGACCGACATCCCCGAAGGCGTCCTGGGACAGCTTGGCACCCGCATCCAGCACGCGCTGCGCGCCTTTACCGGCAAGGACCAAAAAGCCCTGCGGATGGCTGCCGAAAACTATCGCGCCAATCCCGAATTCGACACCGCCGATGCCATCCAGAATGTCGGCACGGGCGAGGCGGTGACGTCGCTGCTGGAGGCCAAGGGCATCCCGGGCATGGTGCAGCGCACCCTGGTCCGCCCGCCTTTCAGCCGGATCGGCCCGGTCACCGAGGCCGAACGGGCGCAGGTCATGGACGCCTCTCCCATGGCGCTGAAATACGGACAGGCGATGGATCGCGAATCCGCCCACGAGGTGCTGGCGCGGCGTGCGGAAGATTCCGCGAAGGCAGGCGCCGCAGCCGAAGCAAAGGCCAGGGATACCGATGCCCTGTTCGACATGAGCCGCGACGAATACCGCAATGCCCGAAGGTACAAGCCGCGGGACGAAACACGCATCCGGTCGTCCCGCAGCGATTCGATCGTGGAAACCTTTGGCAAAAGCCTGGCCCGCCAGCTTGGCACGAAATCCGGCCAGGCCATCGTCAGGGGTGTGCTGGGATCGCTGTTCCGGGGGCGCTGA